The genomic DNA CTATCTTATGAATTTTGCAAAGTACAATGAAGCCGAGCAGCTTATAAATAAAGCCGCAGAAGTTAATCCGACAGGCGGGGAAATTCTGATGATGAGAAACAAAATAAAGCAGTTAAGAACAATGCCAACTAAATAATAAAATTTGATAAAGACACTCATTCTTACAATTTCGATACTGTTGATTTATATCAGTGATACTAAATGCCAGCCGCAGGATTCTGCAAAATATGTTGTTGATAGTACAATTTCCGAAAGTAATCTTCGTATATTAATTGAAAATATAGTTGTAACCGGCAACAAAGTAACCGATGCCGATATTATTTTGCGCGAGATGCAGACTAAGCAAAATGAGTACACAACTGTTGATGTTTTAAACCGTGATTTGCAGCGCATTTATAATCTTGGCTTGTTTACAAAAGTTGATATGATTCCGATTCCTTCCAGTGATAAAGGATACAGTCTTTTAATTACAGTTGAAGAAGGTTTTTATTTTTTGCCGATTCCTATAGGCGGAATAAAAGACGGTGACTTGAAGAAAATTTGGGTTGGGATGAATCTTAAATGGAGAAATTTCAGAGGAAGAAATGAAACTGTAGGGCTTGCGTTCGGAGTGTTTTACGATCCGTTTGTAAATGTAAGTTATTCAATTCCATGGATAGGAAAAAATCATCACTACTTCACATCTTTTGACGCAGGATATTCCGTGAATAATAATAAAAGTATACCGGATGATGTTACTGCTCCTCTAAACGTTAATGATGTTTATACTTACAAGACTTTCAACTGGAATACAAAAGTTTCGGTAGGAAAATATATGTTCAAAGAACTTTCAACAGCAGTCAGCTTAGGATTCAACAGCACATCAACTTCAGATTACATAAAAGATAAAACTCTTTCAACAGACGGGACCGATAATTATTTATCAGCCGGCTATAATATAAATTACGATACAAGAGATTCTTATGAATATACTCTGGCAGGAATATCTGTTTCTGGAAATTATCTGAAGTATGGTTTTGGTGATGTTATAAATTACAATTCTATCGGAGTTGATTTAAGAAAATTTATTCCGATAAAACTCAGCGATAAATATTTAATTTCATTAGGGACAAGATTCAACTCCACTGTTTTCTGGGGCGGTAACATTGCCGATTATCATCATTCGCAGCTAGGCTACAGCAGATTGATAAGAGGCTGGGATGATTATGTTTTCGAAGGAGAAAACTCGATGATTTATTCCAATGAACTGAGAATTCCTATTATACAACCTTTCTATATTCCGGGTAAAGAACTTCCTATTGCAAGAAAGTTACCTGTACTAAAAGATTTTAGTTACAAGTTCGGACTATATGCAACGTTATTTTATGATGTCGGCGCTGTCTGGAATAAGCACGATAATATTTTCAACACCAGATTTTACGATGGATACGGCGCAGGGCTTAATTTCATTCTGCCGTTCGGATTTGTAGGCAGAGCTGACTGGGGCTTCCGTCATCAGAATAATTTTTATAAAGGACAATTAATATTCTCCCTGAATTCTTCTTTCTAATTTTTTGATATGGAATATTATTACACAGAGAAGAAAAATATTTTCCCTGAAAAAAATCTGCTCATTATAGATAATTTTGAATTCAATCATTTATCTAAAGTACTTCGCAAAAGAGCAGGGGATTTAATTACACTGACTGACGGCGAGCTTGGAGTCTATGATTGCAAAATTGATGGCATCGGCAAGGACAAAATTACTTGCACGATTTTAAATACGAAATTTGATATTTTTGAACCTGAGTTGAACGTTCATTTATACATCTGCTATCTTCGTAACAGTGAACGATTTGAATTTGCAGTTGAAAAAGCAGTTGAACTTGGAGTGAAAAGCATCACTCCTGTTTTTTCAGAAAGAGTTATAAATAAATCCGGCTTTTCTGCTAACAAAGAGAAAAGAATTAACCAGATAATTCTTTCAGCGATGAGCCAGTCACAAAGATGTTTCAAACCTGTACTACATTCCCCGGAAACATTTTCAGAAATGCTGAGTAAAACAATTGGACACGATAATAAACTTGCTTTGTATGAATTCGCAGATGAAAATGATACACTTTCACAACTTGAAAGTAAAAGTGACGTATATATTTTAACAGGACCTGAGGGCGGTTTTTCAGATGCCGAAGTTAAGAGTCTGAAAGAAAATAACTGGAAAGTTCTTTCATTGGGTCCAAGAAAATACAGAGCAGAAACAGCAGTAATAGCAGCGTTATCAAAAATTTTAATATAAATTAATTAATATAAAAAACCTCAAATGAAAAAAATAATACCCTTTGTTTTATTGGCGTTATTCGCATTCACTTCAAAAGGATTCTCACAGTTTGATCAGCCTTCATTTCAGTTAGGTGTCGGGCTTGCATTACCTTTAGATCAGTTAAAAGGCGACAACTTTCTTTCTACAAATGTTTATAATGGTATTCAGGTAACACAAATAGATACAGTGGATTTTTTAAGAAATAATATGGGTGCAAAAACAGGATTTAATGTTTTCGGTAAAGCAAAAATTAATTTTGATAAGTTCAATATTGTACGAGGTGTCGGTTCTATCGGCTTCACAAGCTTTAATACTTTCCAGACAGCTCAGTCAGGTAATTATGTTATAAATTATAATAACCAGAACTTCTTATTACCTGCAAGTTATAATTATAATTTCAATGCGCTTAATGTCGGATTAGGGCTTGAAGTTGCTCCTACAGCTTTCACAAGTCTTGTTTCACCATATTTCGGCGGTTATATTTCATTCAATAACTTCAGCGGTGAGTTGAATAGGACAGAAAACTCATACGATACTACAAGATTTTCATTCAGCGGATTCAGAATCGGTGTTAATGTCGATGCAGGTATAGAGTTCAAGGTAAAACCTGAATTCGGTTTTGCATTAGGCTTCAAATATGACTTCGGAAATTTATTGTTAAAAGAAAAAGCTTCTGCAAATATTTCAGAAAGATCTGACTGGGGAAGAACAAACGGAAAATTATGGGATGACGGCGGCAGCTTCTATTCAAACTTAGGAAATCAGAACGGCGGATTGTATTCATCACAATCAAAGAATCTTAACTGGGGAACAGTTTACATTTCGTTGAACTTCTATCCTAATGCGTTGAAGAATAAAACAGGAACTTCAAAGAAGAAATAAATAATTTTAATATTTACTTGATAAGGCGGATTTAAAGTCCGCCTTTTTTATTTAAGGAAATTTTTTAAAAAAATCTGAATAAAATCCTCGTTTCAATTCTACTTCAATTTTGTTAAATTACCAAACTTAGTTCCCGAAATTAAAAAATATAAATTCTAAATTCAAAAACTAACAAATGATTAAACTTTATCTTTCAGTTCTTTCACTTTCATTAGTACTTTTAATTTCCGGATGCGGTAAAAAAGAATCATCTACAACCGATAATAAACCTGTTACAAAATCTGCCGATGTGCTTGCAAAGCAGGGTAAGGATATATTTTATGGCAGCACAGGAGTTAACAGTGTAACAAATTTAGCCTGCGCGCACTGCCACAGCGACGGAACAAACGATGCAGCATATCCATTAACAAAATACCATTCAAATATAAAAAATGCAGATTTACGAACTCAGACATACCTTGGCAAATTCAAAGGGGAAGATGTTAAGAAAACTGCAGGGGGAGCAACAG from Bacteroidota bacterium includes the following:
- a CDS encoding 16S rRNA (uracil(1498)-N(3))-methyltransferase, whose translation is MEYYYTEKKNIFPEKNLLIIDNFEFNHLSKVLRKRAGDLITLTDGELGVYDCKIDGIGKDKITCTILNTKFDIFEPELNVHLYICYLRNSERFEFAVEKAVELGVKSITPVFSERVINKSGFSANKEKRINQIILSAMSQSQRCFKPVLHSPETFSEMLSKTIGHDNKLALYEFADENDTLSQLESKSDVYILTGPEGGFSDAEVKSLKENNWKVLSLGPRKYRAETAVIAALSKILI